A window of the Apostichopus japonicus isolate 1M-3 chromosome 8, ASM3797524v1, whole genome shotgun sequence genome harbors these coding sequences:
- the LOC139972090 gene encoding uncharacterized protein: protein MDSRKTTVQTLFLDPRRQSSFERRVVCPVCLSPRLQMVTGICQHRFCTSCVYTESGIRRVGLSRCPTCQMEDSLPSRRPIIPEDAIEMQKTLGITTCPNENCNENMWAWEVVAHLENCHPSPCLDEENISKSNQKRGKLSSKTTPSTDARPPGTNRVRGCEVRELLDAATLRPTHQRRQQHKKRLGSLPIVFNMRYPLRNCNR, encoded by the exons ATGGATTCTCGCAAAACAACAGTCCAAACATTGTTTCTCGATCCACGCCGTCAAAGTTCGTTCGAAAGAAG GGTAGTATGCCCGGTGTGTTTGAGTCCCCGTCTTCAGATGGTGACTGGAATATGTCAGCACCGATTTTGTACATCTTGTGTTTACACAGAAAGCGGAATAAGAAGAGTGGGACTCTCTCGGTGTCCGACATGTCAAATGGAAGATTCACTTCCATCAAGAAG ACCTATCATACCAGAAGATGCTATAGAGATGCAGAAAACTCTTGGAATTACTACATGTCCAAATGAAAACTGTAACGAAAATATGTGGGCATGGGAGGTTGTAGCACATTTAGA GAATTGTCATCCTAGTCCATGTCTAGATGAAGAAAACATTTCCAAATCTAATCAGAAGAGAGGCAAGCTGTCTTCTAAAACCACACCCTCCACAGACGCTAGACCACCGGGGACCAATCGAGTCCGAGGATGTGAAGTTAGGGAATTGCTGGATGCTGCCACTCTTCGTCCGACTCACCAGCGGAGACAGCAACATAAGAAACGATTGGGCAGTTTGCCAATTGTCTTCAACATGAGATACCCGCTGCGTAACTGCAATCGATGA